The following proteins come from a genomic window of Gossypium raimondii isolate GPD5lz chromosome 5, ASM2569854v1, whole genome shotgun sequence:
- the LOC105771048 gene encoding DNA repair protein RAD51 homolog isoform X2 encodes MEQLRNQRTVQQQQQQQEELEEMHHGPFPVEQLQELGIASLDVKKLKDAGLCTVESIAYAPRKDLLQIKGISEAKVDKIMEAASKLVPLGFTSASQLHAQRLEIIQITSGSSELDKILEGGIETGSITEIYGEFRSGKTQLCHTLCVTCQLPLDQGGGEGKAMYIDAEGTFRPQRLLQIAERFGLNGADVLENVAYARAYNTDHQSRLLLEAASMMVETRFALMIVDSATALYRTDFTGRGELSARQMHLAKFLRSLQKLADEVVAQVDGSAIFAGPQIKPIGGNIMAHASTTRLALRKGRAEERICKVISSPCLAEAEARFQISPGGVSDVKD; translated from the exons ATGGAGCAGCTGAGAAACCAGAGGACggttcaacaacaacaacaacaacaagagGAGCTTGAGGAGATGCACCATGGCCCGTTCCCTGTGGAACAACTCCag GAGTTGGGCATTGCATCCCTTGACGTAAAGAAGCTCAAGGATGCAGGTCTTTGTACGGTTGAATCTATTGCTTACGCCCCAAGGAAAGATCTTCTTCAGATCAAAGGAATCAGTGAAGCTAAAGTTGACAAGATCATGGAAGCTG CCTCCAAACTGGTCCCATTGGGTTTCACCAGTGCTAGCCAGCTCCATGCTCAGAGGCTGGAGATAATTCAGATAACATCTGGGTCAAGTgaacttgataaaattttggaaG GTGGAATTGAGACAGGATCCATTACTGAAATATATGGTGAGTTCCGTTCTGGAAAGACTCAGCTTTGTCACACTTTATGTGTCACATGCCAA CTTCCATTAGATCAAGGAGGTGGTGAGGGGAAAGCAATGTACATAGATGCTGAAGGGACATTCAGACCACAAAGACTTTTGCAGATAGCGGAGAG GTTTGGACTGAATGGTGCAGATGTCTTGGAAAACGTGGCCTATGCTAGAGCGTATAACACTGATCATCAGTCGAGGCTTTTGCTTGAAGCAGCTTCAATGATGGTAGAAACAAG GTTTGCTCTTATGATAGTAGATAGCGCTACTGCCCTCTACAGAACAGATTTTACTGGAAGGGGTGAACTCTCTGCCCGACAAATGCACCTTGCGAAATTCCTTAGGAGTCTTCAGAAGTTGGCAGATGAG GTAGTTGCTCAAGTGGATGGTTCAGCAATCTTTGCCGGTCCTCAAATCAAGCCTATTGGTGGGAACATCATGGCTCATGCTTCCACAACAAG ATTGGCTCTCCGTAAGGGAAGAGCAGAGGAGCGTATTTGTAAAGTAATAAGTTCACCTTGCTTGGCTGAGGCTGAAGCCCGATTTCAGATTTCTCCAGGAGGTGTTTCTGATGTCAAGGACTAA
- the LOC105771048 gene encoding DNA repair protein RAD51 homolog isoform X1: protein MEQLRNQRTVQQQQQQQEELEEMHHGPFPVEQLQELGIASLDVKKLKDAGLCTVESIAYAPRKDLLQIKGISEAKVDKIMEAASKLVPLGFTSASQLHAQRLEIIQITSGSSELDKILEGGIETGSITEIYGEFRSGKTQLCHTLCVTCQLPLDQGGGEGKAMYIDAEGTFRPQRLLQIAERFGLNGADVLENVAYARAYNTDHQSRLLLEAASMMVETRFALMIVDSATALYRTDFTGRGELSARQMHLAKFLRSLQKLADEFGVAVVITNQVVAQVDGSAIFAGPQIKPIGGNIMAHASTTRLALRKGRAEERICKVISSPCLAEAEARFQISPGGVSDVKD from the exons ATGGAGCAGCTGAGAAACCAGAGGACggttcaacaacaacaacaacaacaagagGAGCTTGAGGAGATGCACCATGGCCCGTTCCCTGTGGAACAACTCCag GAGTTGGGCATTGCATCCCTTGACGTAAAGAAGCTCAAGGATGCAGGTCTTTGTACGGTTGAATCTATTGCTTACGCCCCAAGGAAAGATCTTCTTCAGATCAAAGGAATCAGTGAAGCTAAAGTTGACAAGATCATGGAAGCTG CCTCCAAACTGGTCCCATTGGGTTTCACCAGTGCTAGCCAGCTCCATGCTCAGAGGCTGGAGATAATTCAGATAACATCTGGGTCAAGTgaacttgataaaattttggaaG GTGGAATTGAGACAGGATCCATTACTGAAATATATGGTGAGTTCCGTTCTGGAAAGACTCAGCTTTGTCACACTTTATGTGTCACATGCCAA CTTCCATTAGATCAAGGAGGTGGTGAGGGGAAAGCAATGTACATAGATGCTGAAGGGACATTCAGACCACAAAGACTTTTGCAGATAGCGGAGAG GTTTGGACTGAATGGTGCAGATGTCTTGGAAAACGTGGCCTATGCTAGAGCGTATAACACTGATCATCAGTCGAGGCTTTTGCTTGAAGCAGCTTCAATGATGGTAGAAACAAG GTTTGCTCTTATGATAGTAGATAGCGCTACTGCCCTCTACAGAACAGATTTTACTGGAAGGGGTGAACTCTCTGCCCGACAAATGCACCTTGCGAAATTCCTTAGGAGTCTTCAGAAGTTGGCAGATGAG TTTGGTGTGGCTGTTGTAATTACAAACCAGGTAGTTGCTCAAGTGGATGGTTCAGCAATCTTTGCCGGTCCTCAAATCAAGCCTATTGGTGGGAACATCATGGCTCATGCTTCCACAACAAG ATTGGCTCTCCGTAAGGGAAGAGCAGAGGAGCGTATTTGTAAAGTAATAAGTTCACCTTGCTTGGCTGAGGCTGAAGCCCGATTTCAGATTTCTCCAGGAGGTGTTTCTGATGTCAAGGACTAA
- the LOC105771048 gene encoding DNA repair protein RAD51 homolog isoform X3, whose protein sequence is MEQLRNQRTVQQQQQQQEELEEMHHGPFPVEQLQELGIASLDVKKLKDAGLCTVESIAYAPRKDLLQIKGISEAKVDKIMEAASKLVPLGFTSASQLHAQRLEIIQITSGSSELDKILEGGIETGSITEIYDQGGGEGKAMYIDAEGTFRPQRLLQIAERFGLNGADVLENVAYARAYNTDHQSRLLLEAASMMVETRFALMIVDSATALYRTDFTGRGELSARQMHLAKFLRSLQKLADEFGVAVVITNQVVAQVDGSAIFAGPQIKPIGGNIMAHASTTRLALRKGRAEERICKVISSPCLAEAEARFQISPGGVSDVKD, encoded by the exons ATGGAGCAGCTGAGAAACCAGAGGACggttcaacaacaacaacaacaacaagagGAGCTTGAGGAGATGCACCATGGCCCGTTCCCTGTGGAACAACTCCag GAGTTGGGCATTGCATCCCTTGACGTAAAGAAGCTCAAGGATGCAGGTCTTTGTACGGTTGAATCTATTGCTTACGCCCCAAGGAAAGATCTTCTTCAGATCAAAGGAATCAGTGAAGCTAAAGTTGACAAGATCATGGAAGCTG CCTCCAAACTGGTCCCATTGGGTTTCACCAGTGCTAGCCAGCTCCATGCTCAGAGGCTGGAGATAATTCAGATAACATCTGGGTCAAGTgaacttgataaaattttggaaG GTGGAATTGAGACAGGATCCATTACTGAAATATATG ATCAAGGAGGTGGTGAGGGGAAAGCAATGTACATAGATGCTGAAGGGACATTCAGACCACAAAGACTTTTGCAGATAGCGGAGAG GTTTGGACTGAATGGTGCAGATGTCTTGGAAAACGTGGCCTATGCTAGAGCGTATAACACTGATCATCAGTCGAGGCTTTTGCTTGAAGCAGCTTCAATGATGGTAGAAACAAG GTTTGCTCTTATGATAGTAGATAGCGCTACTGCCCTCTACAGAACAGATTTTACTGGAAGGGGTGAACTCTCTGCCCGACAAATGCACCTTGCGAAATTCCTTAGGAGTCTTCAGAAGTTGGCAGATGAG TTTGGTGTGGCTGTTGTAATTACAAACCAGGTAGTTGCTCAAGTGGATGGTTCAGCAATCTTTGCCGGTCCTCAAATCAAGCCTATTGGTGGGAACATCATGGCTCATGCTTCCACAACAAG ATTGGCTCTCCGTAAGGGAAGAGCAGAGGAGCGTATTTGTAAAGTAATAAGTTCACCTTGCTTGGCTGAGGCTGAAGCCCGATTTCAGATTTCTCCAGGAGGTGTTTCTGATGTCAAGGACTAA